A region of Streptomyces sp. NBC_01750 DNA encodes the following proteins:
- a CDS encoding PQQ-dependent sugar dehydrogenase produces the protein MALPTVSNARPTAAGAAVVKAAPVRYEAETATISQGVVESNHAGFSGTGFVNYTNVAGGYAEFTVDAPAAGSATLALGFANGTNGNRPLDISVNGAVTAADQAFQPTGAWTTWSTVTTTVALKAGANTIRATAAAAEGGPNLDFIDVTPTDGQAGTDYEAEAGTISQGVVESNHAGHSGTGFVNYNAVTGAYVEFTVDSAQAANAELDFSYANGTVASRPLDITVNGTNVADDLAFPGTGAWTTWKTATVNAALKAGSNRIRATTVAGDGPNLDKLTVAASGPADTEKPTPPANLRKDEEPTASTVSLAWDVSTDNVKVVGYDIYQHGQLMKQVDGGTLAATVENLNPETSYDWTVFARDAAANVSAASNAVTIATLPAPPDNEAPSIPGSLRSTGRTATSVDLAWNASTDNVKVTGYEIQRDGAPAATSDSASTTVAGLKADTAYRFKVRAFDLKGNKSEFSPEITVTTGGSRPGGVPDPGTVSTLAGGVDVAWGLGFLPDGSGVYTERNTFNVYRLTKSGQKTLIGKVPNAVTTGGEGGLLGIEISPSFNTDHYLYFTHTASEGNRIGRMKYENNALSDYKILLQGMEKSRFHNGGRLRFGPDGKLYASMGDAQSGSRAQDKNSLNGKILRINADGTIPSDNPFGNAVWSLGHRNPQGLDFDSQGRLWQAEFGNSNMDEVNLIQKGGNYGWPNCEGTSGSCSGYIAPKKTWPTSQASPSGLTIINDYVFVATTVGQRVYRLRIDASSNLVEQKAYFQGTYDRLRTVEVDHDGDIWLTTSTDKDGTNGNDRVLLIDIVYSGGNPQPGDFKLTSGAFSDNAGIPAKYTCAGDGTAGRDPSPPLAWGAGDSAAKSYAIVFADIANNGNKLHWAIWDVPASKLSLPEALGSGFNVPGQDGAKQKAMGSGANAQQFFGPCPGGSTHPYTFTLYAVNAATVPGLTSGSTMAQIETAIKNASTANVKLRGSSNAGT, from the coding sequence GTGGCCCTGCCGACCGTGAGCAATGCCCGGCCAACCGCCGCCGGGGCAGCGGTCGTCAAGGCCGCGCCGGTCCGGTACGAAGCCGAAACGGCGACGATCTCGCAGGGCGTTGTCGAGTCCAACCACGCCGGCTTCTCCGGCACCGGTTTCGTCAACTACACCAATGTCGCCGGTGGCTATGCGGAGTTCACCGTGGACGCCCCGGCGGCGGGCAGCGCCACCCTGGCGCTCGGCTTCGCCAACGGCACCAACGGCAACCGTCCGCTGGACATCTCCGTGAACGGAGCCGTCACCGCCGCCGATCAGGCCTTCCAGCCCACCGGCGCCTGGACCACCTGGTCCACGGTGACCACCACCGTCGCACTCAAGGCCGGCGCGAACACCATCCGTGCCACCGCCGCAGCCGCCGAGGGCGGCCCCAACCTGGACTTCATCGACGTCACCCCCACCGACGGACAGGCCGGCACGGACTACGAGGCGGAAGCCGGGACGATCTCGCAGGGCGTTGTCGAGTCCAACCACGCCGGCCACTCCGGCACCGGCTTCGTCAACTACAACGCCGTGACAGGCGCGTACGTGGAGTTCACCGTCGACTCCGCGCAGGCAGCCAACGCCGAACTGGACTTCAGCTACGCCAACGGCACCGTGGCAAGCCGTCCGCTGGACATCACCGTGAACGGCACCAACGTCGCCGACGACCTCGCCTTCCCCGGCACCGGCGCCTGGACCACCTGGAAGACCGCCACCGTCAACGCGGCGCTCAAGGCGGGCAGCAACAGGATCCGCGCCACCACGGTCGCGGGCGACGGCCCCAACCTGGACAAGCTCACCGTCGCCGCGAGCGGCCCGGCCGACACCGAGAAGCCCACACCGCCCGCGAACCTGCGCAAGGACGAGGAGCCGACGGCGAGCACAGTCTCGCTGGCCTGGGACGTGTCCACCGACAACGTCAAGGTCGTCGGCTACGACATCTATCAGCACGGCCAGCTGATGAAGCAGGTCGACGGCGGCACCCTGGCCGCCACGGTGGAGAACCTCAACCCCGAGACCTCGTACGACTGGACCGTCTTCGCCCGTGACGCCGCCGCCAATGTCTCGGCCGCGAGCAACGCCGTCACCATCGCCACGCTGCCCGCGCCACCGGACAACGAGGCGCCGAGCATTCCGGGCAGTCTGCGCTCCACCGGCAGGACCGCGACCAGTGTCGACCTCGCCTGGAACGCCTCCACGGACAACGTGAAGGTCACCGGGTACGAGATCCAGCGCGACGGCGCGCCCGCCGCAACCTCCGACTCCGCCTCGACGACCGTCGCGGGCCTGAAGGCCGACACCGCCTACAGGTTCAAGGTCAGGGCTTTCGATCTCAAGGGCAACAAGTCGGAGTTCAGCCCGGAGATCACCGTCACCACCGGCGGCAGCCGGCCCGGCGGGGTCCCCGACCCGGGCACCGTCTCCACCCTCGCCGGCGGTGTGGATGTCGCCTGGGGCCTGGGCTTCCTGCCCGACGGCTCCGGCGTCTACACCGAGCGGAACACCTTCAACGTCTACAGGCTGACGAAGTCCGGCCAGAAGACGCTGATCGGCAAGGTCCCCAACGCCGTGACCACGGGCGGCGAGGGCGGTCTGCTGGGAATCGAGATCAGCCCCAGTTTCAACACCGACCACTACCTCTACTTCACCCACACCGCCTCCGAGGGCAACCGCATCGGGCGGATGAAGTACGAGAACAACGCGCTGAGCGACTACAAGATCCTGCTCCAGGGCATGGAGAAGAGCCGCTTCCACAACGGCGGCCGGCTGCGCTTCGGCCCCGACGGCAAGCTGTACGCCTCCATGGGCGACGCGCAGAGCGGCAGCCGGGCGCAGGACAAGAACTCGCTCAACGGCAAGATCCTGCGCATCAACGCGGACGGCACCATTCCGTCGGACAACCCCTTCGGCAACGCCGTCTGGAGCCTCGGCCACCGCAACCCGCAGGGCCTCGACTTCGACTCCCAGGGCCGGCTCTGGCAGGCGGAGTTCGGCAACAGCAATATGGACGAGGTCAATCTCATCCAGAAGGGCGGCAACTACGGCTGGCCCAACTGCGAGGGCACAAGCGGAAGTTGTTCCGGCTACATTGCGCCCAAGAAGACCTGGCCGACCAGCCAGGCCTCACCCAGTGGCCTGACGATCATCAACGATTACGTCTTTGTCGCCACCACCGTCGGCCAGCGCGTCTACCGGCTGCGCATCGACGCGAGCAGCAACCTGGTCGAGCAGAAGGCGTACTTCCAGGGGACGTACGACCGGCTTCGTACGGTCGAGGTCGACCATGACGGCGACATCTGGCTCACCACATCGACGGACAAGGACGGCACCAACGGCAACGACCGGGTACTGCTGATCGACATCGTCTACTCGGGCGGCAATCCGCAGCCCGGCGATTTCAAACTCACCAGCGGCGCTTTCAGCGACAACGCCGGCATCCCGGCGAAGTACACCTGCGCCGGGGACGGCACCGCGGGCCGGGATCCGTCGCCGCCGCTGGCGTGGGGCGCTGGAGATTCCGCGGCGAAGAGCTACGCGATCGTCTTCGCGGATATCGCCAACAACGGCAACAAGCTGCACTGGGCGATCTGGGACGTACCGGCGTCGAAGCTCTCGCTTCCGGAGGCGCTGGGGTCCGGTTTCAATGTCCCTGGCCAGGACGGCGCGAAGCAGAAGGCGATGGGCAGCGGGGCGAACGCGCAGCAGTTCTTCGGCCCGTGTCCGGGCGGCTCCACGCACCCGTACACCTTCACGCTGTACGCGGTGAACGCGGCGACCGTGCCGGGGCTGACCTCCGGCTCGACGATGGCCCAGATCGAGACGGCGATCAAGAACGCGAGCACCGCGAATGTGAAGCTGCGCGGTAGCTCCAACGCCGGTACGTAA
- a CDS encoding Crp/Fnr family transcriptional regulator gives MDDVLRRAPLFAALDDEQAAELRASMSEVTLARSDALFHEGDPGDRLYVVTEGKVKLHRTSPDGRENMLAVLGPGELIGELSLFDPGPRTATATALTEVKLLGLGHGDLQPWLNVRPEVATALLRAVARRLRKTNDQMSDLVFSDVPGRVARALLDLSRRFGVQSEEGIHVVHDLTQEELAQLVGASRETVNKALADFAQRGWLRLEARAVILLDVERLAKRSR, from the coding sequence GTGGACGACGTTCTGCGGCGCGCCCCGCTCTTCGCGGCGCTCGATGATGAGCAGGCCGCGGAGCTCCGCGCCTCGATGAGTGAAGTGACGCTCGCCCGTAGCGATGCGCTCTTCCACGAGGGCGACCCTGGCGACCGCCTCTACGTGGTCACCGAAGGCAAGGTCAAGCTCCACCGCACGTCCCCCGACGGCCGCGAGAACATGCTCGCCGTCCTCGGCCCGGGCGAGCTGATCGGTGAGCTGTCCCTCTTCGACCCGGGCCCGCGTACCGCGACCGCCACCGCGCTGACCGAGGTCAAGCTCCTCGGCCTCGGCCACGGCGATCTGCAGCCCTGGCTGAACGTCCGGCCCGAGGTGGCCACGGCCCTGCTGCGCGCTGTCGCCCGCCGGCTGCGCAAGACCAACGACCAGATGTCCGACCTGGTCTTCTCCGATGTCCCGGGCCGCGTGGCCCGCGCGCTCCTCGACCTGTCGCGCCGCTTCGGTGTGCAGTCGGAAGAGGGCATCCACGTCGTGCACGACCTGACGCAGGAAGAGCTGGCCCAGCTGGTCGGCGCCTCCCGCGAGACCGTGAACAAGGCCCTCGCGGACTTCGCGCAGCGCGGCTGGCTGCGGCTGGAGGCGCGTGCGGTGATCCTCCTGGACGTGGAGCGCCTCGCGAAGCGCTCGCGCTAG
- a CDS encoding NUDIX hydrolase, with the protein MSNGQWYPPEWPDRIRALASGEITAVTPKRAATVMLLRDTADGPAVHMLRRRASMAFASGAYVYPGGGVDERDDDHLVRWAGPSLTAWSTRLGTGPAEAQAIVCAAVRETYEEAGVLLAGPTPDTVVGDTTGDDWEADRQALVDRDLSFADFLDRRGLVLRSDLLGAWARWITPEFEPRRYDTWFFVAALPEGQRTRNASTEADRAVWIRPQEATAGYDKGDLLMMPPTVSTLRALQQYATAASALAAAGEQELTPVLAQARLEEGELVLSWPGHDEFTKHIPTGGGAQ; encoded by the coding sequence ATGTCCAATGGTCAGTGGTACCCGCCGGAGTGGCCGGACCGTATTCGCGCGCTCGCGAGCGGTGAGATCACCGCGGTGACGCCGAAGCGGGCGGCAACCGTGATGCTGCTGCGCGACACGGCGGACGGCCCCGCCGTGCACATGCTGCGCCGACGCGCCTCCATGGCCTTCGCCTCGGGCGCGTATGTGTATCCGGGCGGCGGCGTGGACGAACGCGACGACGATCACCTGGTCCGGTGGGCGGGCCCGTCGCTGACCGCCTGGTCGACCCGTCTGGGCACCGGCCCTGCCGAGGCCCAGGCCATCGTGTGCGCGGCGGTGCGGGAGACGTACGAGGAGGCGGGCGTCCTGCTCGCGGGCCCGACGCCCGACACCGTCGTCGGCGACACGACGGGCGACGACTGGGAGGCGGACCGCCAGGCGCTGGTCGACCGCGACCTGTCCTTCGCGGACTTCCTGGACCGCCGGGGTCTGGTGCTGCGCTCGGACCTGCTGGGCGCGTGGGCGCGGTGGATCACTCCGGAGTTCGAGCCGCGCCGGTACGACACATGGTTCTTCGTGGCGGCACTCCCCGAGGGCCAGCGGACACGGAACGCCTCGACGGAGGCGGACCGCGCGGTCTGGATCCGCCCCCAGGAGGCGACGGCGGGCTACGACAAGGGCGACCTGCTGATGATGCCGCCGACGGTCTCCACCTTGCGGGCGTTGCAGCAGTACGCCACGGCGGCGTCGGCGCTGGCAGCGGCGGGGGAGCAGGAGCTGACCCCGGTCCTGGCCCAGGCGCGGCTGGAGGAGGGCGAACTGGTGCTGAGCTGGCCGGGCCACGACGAATTCACGAAGCACATCCCGACGGGGGGCGGCGCGCAGTGA
- a CDS encoding NUDIX hydrolase: MRAGEETYNKTHDETYEKSYDGRYAGDVAVTTEGLPEWLDPVVRAARTVEPEQLSRFLPPESGRGRQSAVLILLGDGAKGPELLLMERASSLRSHPGQPSFPGGALDPEDGDPATTGPLRAALREAEEETGLDPAGVQIFGVLPRLYIPVSSFVVTPVLGWWRIPSPVGAVDPAETARVFTVPVADLTDPSNRATAVHPSGHSGPAFMVEGALVWGFTAGVIDRILHFAGWERPWDRAKQVPLDWRS; encoded by the coding sequence ATGCGCGCTGGAGAAGAGACGTACAACAAGACGCACGACGAGACGTACGAGAAGAGCTACGACGGGCGATACGCCGGCGATGTGGCCGTCACGACCGAGGGCCTGCCCGAGTGGCTCGACCCCGTCGTGCGCGCCGCCCGCACCGTCGAGCCGGAGCAGCTCAGCCGCTTCCTGCCGCCCGAGAGCGGCCGGGGCAGGCAGTCCGCTGTCCTGATCCTCCTCGGCGACGGCGCCAAGGGCCCCGAGCTGCTCCTCATGGAGCGTGCGAGCAGCCTGCGCTCGCACCCGGGGCAGCCCTCCTTCCCGGGCGGCGCCCTCGACCCGGAGGACGGCGACCCGGCCACCACGGGCCCGCTGCGCGCCGCGCTCCGCGAGGCCGAGGAGGAGACCGGCCTCGACCCGGCCGGTGTCCAGATCTTCGGCGTTCTGCCGAGGCTCTACATCCCGGTGAGCAGTTTCGTCGTCACACCCGTATTGGGTTGGTGGCGCATCCCGAGCCCCGTCGGAGCTGTCGATCCCGCGGAGACCGCGAGGGTCTTCACGGTGCCCGTGGCGGATCTCACGGACCCTTCCAACCGGGCGACCGCCGTGCACCCGAGCGGTCACAGCGGGCCCGCATTTATGGTCGAAGGGGCTCTGGTCTGGGGTTTCACCGCCGGTGTCATCGACCGGATCCTGCATTTCGCCGGATGGGAGAGACCATGGGACCGCGCCAAGCAGGTCCCCTTGGACTGGCGCTCATGA
- the nth gene encoding endonuclease III: MGEQSSSSLKKPTNIPKTESRLAMVRRARRINRELAELYPYAHPELDFVNPFQLLVATVLSAQTTDLRVNQTTPALFAKYPTPEDMAAAAPEELEEIIRPTGFFRAKAKSLIGLSAALRDNFGGEVPGRLKDLVTLPGVGRKTANVVLGNAFGVPGLTVDTHFGRLVRRWKWTEQEDPEKVEAEIAAIFPKSEWTMLSHRIIFHGRRICHARKPACGACPISHLCPSYGEGETDPEKAKKLLKYELGGQPGQRLSPPPDYPGASAPPLGAAG, translated from the coding sequence GTGGGCGAACAGTCGTCGTCCAGCCTTAAGAAACCGACAAATATTCCCAAAACGGAATCAAGGCTGGCGATGGTCCGCCGTGCGCGCCGGATCAACCGGGAGCTCGCCGAGCTCTATCCGTACGCCCACCCGGAGCTGGACTTCGTCAATCCCTTCCAGCTGCTCGTCGCCACGGTCCTGTCCGCCCAGACGACCGACCTGAGGGTGAATCAGACCACGCCTGCGCTCTTCGCCAAGTACCCCACGCCCGAGGACATGGCCGCCGCCGCGCCCGAGGAGCTGGAGGAGATCATCCGCCCGACGGGCTTCTTCCGGGCCAAGGCGAAATCCCTCATCGGCCTGTCCGCCGCCCTCAGGGACAACTTCGGCGGCGAGGTTCCGGGCCGGCTGAAGGATCTGGTGACGCTGCCCGGAGTCGGCCGCAAGACGGCGAACGTGGTCCTGGGAAATGCATTCGGCGTCCCGGGGCTGACTGTCGACACGCACTTCGGCCGCCTGGTGCGCCGCTGGAAGTGGACCGAGCAGGAGGACCCGGAGAAGGTCGAGGCGGAGATCGCGGCGATCTTCCCGAAGTCCGAGTGGACCATGCTCTCGCACCGGATCATCTTCCACGGCCGACGTATCTGCCACGCCCGCAAGCCCGCCTGCGGCGCCTGCCCCATCTCGCACCTCTGCCCGTCGTACGGGGAGGGCGAGACGGACCCCGAGAAGGCGAAGAAGCTGCTCAAGTACGAGCTGGGCGGTCAGCCGGGCCAGCGGCTGAGCCCGCCGCCGGACTACCCGGGCGCATCCGCGCCGCCCCTGGGGGCCGCCGGGTGA
- a CDS encoding MBL fold metallo-hydrolase, whose amino-acid sequence MTDAAALPGQPRGGALSGPATARAVNVLAPNASAMTLDGTNTWIVSEPDSELALVIDPGPLDDIHLQAVIATAEKAGKRVALTLLTHGHPDHAEGAARFAELTRTKVRALDPALRLGDEGLAAGDVITTGGLEMRVVPTPGHTSDSLCFYLPADRAVLTGDTVLGRGTTLVAHPDGRLGDYLDSLRRLRSLTVDDGVHTVLPGHGPVLDDAQGAVEFYLAHRAHRLAQVETAVESGHLTAAEVVADVYADVDRSLWPAAELSVRAQLEYLREHGLIEQG is encoded by the coding sequence ATGACCGACGCCGCCGCGCTGCCCGGGCAGCCCCGTGGTGGTGCGCTCTCCGGGCCCGCCACCGCCCGTGCCGTCAATGTCCTCGCGCCCAATGCGTCCGCGATGACCCTCGACGGCACCAACACCTGGATCGTCTCCGAGCCCGACTCCGAGCTCGCCCTCGTCATCGACCCCGGACCTCTGGACGACATACATCTCCAGGCCGTCATCGCCACCGCCGAGAAGGCGGGCAAGCGGGTCGCCCTGACCCTGCTCACCCACGGCCATCCCGACCACGCCGAGGGTGCCGCGCGCTTCGCCGAGCTGACGCGTACGAAGGTGCGCGCCCTCGACCCCGCGCTGCGGCTCGGTGACGAGGGGCTTGCCGCCGGGGACGTGATCACCACCGGCGGGCTCGAGATGCGCGTCGTCCCCACACCCGGGCACACCTCCGACTCGCTCTGCTTCTACCTCCCCGCGGACCGGGCCGTACTGACCGGTGACACGGTCCTCGGGCGCGGCACGACTCTTGTCGCGCACCCGGACGGGAGGCTCGGCGACTACCTCGACTCCCTCCGCCGGCTGCGTTCACTCACGGTGGACGACGGGGTGCATACGGTGCTGCCGGGTCACGGTCCCGTGCTCGACGACGCCCAGGGCGCGGTGGAGTTCTATCTGGCACACCGCGCGCATCGCCTCGCCCAGGTGGAGACGGCCGTCGAGAGTGGTCACCTCACCGCGGCCGAGGTGGTCGCGGACGTCTACGCGGACGTGGACAGGTCGCTCTGGCCGGCGGCAGAGCTGTCGGTGCGGGCGCAGCTGGAGTACCTCCGCGAGCACGGCCTGATCGAACAGGGCTAG